From one Methanobrevibacter woesei genomic stretch:
- the mfnA gene encoding tyrosine decarboxylase MfnA produces the protein MEEKPVDKELILKELANFQSQDCKYSEGRILGSMCTEAHPFAKEVFCKFLDSNLGDPGLFKGTKSIEDKVINSIGKMFSLDNAYGNIVTGGTEANIMAIRAARNHAKKYKNISNGEIILPRSAHFSFKKAADMLNLKIVEANLDDNFKIDVNSVEEKISDKTVAIVGIAGTTELGLIDPIDKLSDIALENNIYLHVDAAFGGFSIPFLKRLGYKFPDFDFSLPGVCSMTVDPHKMGLAPIPAGGIIFRKEEYLDVMAINSPYLTVKKQSTIVGTRLGASTAATYAIMKYFGKEGYTKIARNLMDNTIFFKEELKKLGYKLIVEPELNLVSFNHPDMDTKQLANELESRNWRVSTSSCPVAIRVVLMNHIKKEHLKELLKDLKEIY, from the coding sequence ATGGAAGAAAAACCAGTAGATAAAGAATTAATTCTCAAAGAACTAGCTAATTTTCAATCTCAGGATTGCAAATATTCTGAAGGTAGAATTTTAGGTTCTATGTGTACTGAAGCACATCCTTTTGCTAAGGAAGTTTTTTGTAAATTCTTAGATTCTAATTTGGGAGACCCTGGTTTATTTAAAGGCACTAAATCTATTGAGGATAAAGTCATAAATTCTATTGGTAAAATGTTTTCTTTAGATAATGCTTATGGCAATATTGTTACTGGAGGTACTGAAGCTAATATTATGGCTATTAGAGCAGCACGTAATCATGCAAAAAAATATAAAAATATTTCTAATGGTGAAATTATTCTTCCTCGTTCTGCACACTTTTCATTTAAAAAAGCAGCAGACATGCTTAATTTAAAGATTGTTGAAGCGAATTTAGATGATAATTTTAAAATTGATGTTAATTCAGTTGAGGAAAAGATTTCTGATAAAACAGTAGCTATTGTTGGAATAGCAGGAACTACTGAATTGGGATTAATAGATCCTATTGATAAGTTATCTGATATAGCTCTTGAAAATAATATTTATTTACATGTTGATGCAGCTTTTGGTGGATTTTCCATTCCTTTTTTAAAGAGATTGGGCTATAAATTCCCTGATTTTGATTTTTCACTTCCAGGTGTTTGTTCTATGACTGTTGATCCTCATAAAATGGGTTTGGCACCAATTCCTGCTGGGGGAATAATTTTCAGAAAAGAAGAATATCTTGATGTTATGGCTATTAATTCTCCCTATCTTACAGTTAAAAAACAGTCTACAATTGTTGGAACAAGATTAGGAGCATCTACAGCTGCAACTTATGCTATTATGAAATATTTTGGAAAAGAAGGTTATACAAAAATAGCTAGAAATTTAATGGATAATACCATATTCTTTAAAGAAGAATTAAAAAAATTAGGTTATAAATTAATTGTTGAACCAGAATTAAATCTTGTCTCTTTTAATCATCCTGATATGGACACTAAACAACTAGCTAATGAGTTAGAATCTAGAAATTGGAGAGTATCTACTTCATCTTGTCCAGTAGCTATCCGTGTTGTTTTAATGAATCATATTAAAAAAGAACATTTAAAAGAGTTATTGAAAGATTTAAAAGAAATTTATTAA
- a CDS encoding DUF515 domain-containing protein, which translates to MKDDKFRNSPYPPEYDEIELRNKIEAQNQRLRKEQDLEESIESEKGFKLLKKINEQASSIFNLNKNEPIEDEKKKKIGIIITTLIVLTLIISAYYFLIYEPSQANLEEAQTAKLNELHSLYKGPLASATEAFNLEKEITESKNAFEVETVDIMGPATKDWKQHHQKSIETNHDDFNRTMASYETNTSKNAIIPVSEALNFVNNNDATILSDVKFEKPDTVSVPILVSRLQASGGLLSVGSVVDVYTTNQTNQTDLNSTSPDISGCTILSILRYEESGNIESEYGKAQTLVQGNTTNPNENTETFRGNVLELIKGSLAGGYNEEETIAMLKNYGLKLSNYEREINLGELDAQYLLLVETPSNKVNYMLNNMENIILTVPTKNAPSWMVEEIQSSNNNK; encoded by the coding sequence ATGAAGGATGACAAATTTAGAAATTCACCATATCCTCCAGAATATGATGAAATAGAATTAAGAAATAAAATAGAAGCACAAAATCAACGGCTTAGAAAAGAACAAGACCTTGAAGAATCAATTGAATCTGAAAAAGGATTTAAACTACTTAAAAAAATCAATGAACAGGCTTCCTCAATTTTTAATTTGAATAAAAATGAACCAATTGAAGATGAAAAGAAAAAGAAAATTGGCATAATAATAACAACTTTAATTGTATTAACTTTAATAATCTCTGCTTATTATTTTTTAATTTATGAACCATCACAAGCCAATTTAGAAGAGGCACAAACCGCAAAATTAAATGAACTCCATTCCTTATATAAAGGACCTCTTGCTTCAGCAACTGAAGCTTTTAATTTAGAAAAAGAAATAACAGAATCTAAAAATGCCTTTGAAGTTGAAACAGTAGATATAATGGGGCCTGCAACAAAAGATTGGAAACAGCATCATCAAAAATCTATTGAAACAAATCATGATGATTTTAATAGGACAATGGCAAGTTATGAAACAAACACAAGTAAAAATGCAATAATACCTGTATCAGAAGCTTTAAATTTTGTAAATAACAATGATGCAACCATTTTATCAGATGTTAAATTTGAAAAACCAGATACTGTATCAGTACCTATTTTAGTATCTAGACTGCAAGCTAGTGGAGGCTTACTATCAGTTGGAAGTGTTGTAGATGTCTACACAACAAATCAAACAAATCAGACAGACCTTAACTCCACAAGCCCAGATATTAGCGGATGTACTATACTCTCAATATTACGTTACGAAGAAAGTGGAAACATCGAATCTGAATATGGAAAAGCCCAAACTTTAGTACAGGGAAACACAACAAACCCCAATGAAAATACTGAAACATTTAGGGGAAATGTTTTAGAATTAATTAAAGGATCATTAGCGGGAGGCTACAACGAAGAAGAAACAATAGCTATGTTAAAAAATTATGGTTTAAAATTATCTAACTATGAAAGAGAAATAAATCTTGGAGAACTTGATGCACAATATTTACTGCTTGTTGAAACACCATCTAATAAAGTGAATTATATGTTAAATAATATGGAAAATATTATTTTAACAGTACCAACTAAAAATGCACCATCTTGGATGGTGGAAGAAATACAATCCAGCAATAACAATAAGTAA
- a CDS encoding KEOPS complex subunit Pcc1, whose translation MKINGKIQLTYDNSKNSKMVYDSLEIDNKGFVESDLNEEIINYTINSETLGSFLATADDLIASEIVVEKILNSTKD comes from the coding sequence ATGAAAATTAATGGAAAAATACAACTTACATATGATAATTCAAAAAACTCAAAAATGGTATATGATTCATTAGAAATTGATAACAAAGGATTTGTAGAATCAGATCTCAATGAAGAAATAATTAATTATACTATAAACAGTGAAACATTAGGCAGTTTTTTAGCTACTGCAGATGATTTAATTGCATCCGAAATAGTTGTTGAAAAAATTTTAAACTCAACAAAGGATTAA
- the rplJ gene encoding 50S ribosomal protein L16, whose product MVRAYTRRDYIRKTPNSRIVQYDMGNLTDEFPVSVSLAVKKPAQLRHNSLEAARIASNRLMQRKAGRLGYHLKLRTYPHHIVRENPMATGAGADRVQSGMRNAFGKPVSVEAIVKAGQKVITIDVQKKNFEDAKIALKRAAMKLPVPCRIVVDKGQDLVK is encoded by the coding sequence ATGGTTCGTGCTTATACAAGAAGAGATTATATTAGAAAAACACCAAATTCAAGAATTGTACAATATGATATGGGTAATTTAACTGACGAGTTCCCTGTTTCTGTAAGTCTCGCTGTTAAAAAACCAGCTCAATTAAGACATAACTCTTTAGAAGCTGCAAGGATTGCATCTAACAGACTTATGCAAAGAAAAGCTGGAAGATTAGGTTACCACTTAAAATTAAGAACTTATCCACACCACATTGTAAGAGAAAACCCAATGGCTACTGGTGCAGGAGCAGATAGGGTTCAAAGTGGTATGAGGAATGCATTTGGTAAACCAGTAAGTGTTGAAGCTATTGTTAAAGCTGGTCAAAAAGTTATTACCATTGATGTTCAAAAGAAAAACTTTGAAGATGCAAAAATTGCATTAAAAAGAGCAGCAATGAAATTACCAGTTCCATGCAGAATTGTTGTTGATAAAGGTCAAGACTTAGTTAAATAA
- a CDS encoding class E sortase, with translation MEKPSIRTIIIIVIVIIIGLYAIGEVNYFSKKIVEEKDIVSPVVTIPAIGVHETINNVSISQGVYHEQQSYTPTNGEVILFGHRTLQGSPFLRLNELQTGDIISIQWPGIGEVNYTVTNQTIVPGSHTMSTHEDKNSIFLITCDPIGSTANRLIVEGNMSSFSSVNEEILNENPQQYNALIVMGIFLILGIAIAYFTPKETRIYILITVAVIMAILIYFYLFPIPSDAIYSKINWLNGGFMEV, from the coding sequence ATGGAAAAACCATCAATTAGAACAATAATAATAATTGTTATAGTGATAATAATTGGATTATATGCTATTGGTGAAGTAAACTATTTCTCAAAAAAGATAGTTGAAGAAAAAGATATTGTTTCTCCAGTTGTTACAATACCTGCTATTGGAGTGCATGAAACAATAAATAATGTAAGTATTTCCCAAGGTGTTTACCATGAACAGCAGTCTTACACTCCAACAAATGGAGAAGTTATCCTGTTTGGACATAGAACACTTCAAGGATCGCCATTTTTAAGATTGAATGAGCTTCAAACTGGCGATATTATAAGTATTCAGTGGCCAGGAATTGGAGAAGTAAATTATACTGTAACAAATCAAACAATTGTTCCAGGGTCTCATACAATGAGTACTCATGAAGATAAAAATAGTATTTTCCTGATAACCTGTGATCCCATAGGTTCTACTGCTAATAGATTAATTGTTGAAGGAAATATGAGCAGTTTTAGTTCGGTTAATGAAGAAATATTAAATGAAAATCCGCAACAATACAATGCATTAATTGTGATGGGAATATTTTTAATTTTAGGCATTGCAATAGCTTATTTCACCCCTAAAGAAACAAGAATTTATATTCTGATTACTGTTGCAGTTATTATGGCAATCTTAATTTATTTCTATTTATTCCCAATCCCATCTGATGCAATCTATTCAAAGATTAATTGGTTAAATGGAGGATTTATGGAAGTTTAA
- the ppsA gene encoding phosphoenolpyruvate synthase, with translation MYVVKFEEIGKSDIGIAGGKGANLGELTQAGIPVPPGFVVTAETYEKFMIDSGINDAVMEILNKIDINDTKELQSAAEEIKSIIVNTPVPDDISIYITEAYNQLCQRVDEEDTDVAIRSSATAEDLPDASFAGQQDTFLHVSGVENVIDYVRKCWASLFEARAIFYREENDFDHSKVLIAVVVQKMANADKAGVMFTVNPSTGEEIALIEGSWGLGEAVVSGDVTPDNYAVDKKDNKIINVTISDKKVMYTNDEEGTSIKVDVPEDMRNERVLSDEELIELTEMGKRIQAHYGEPMDTEWAFENGTLFLLQARPITTLDDVDNSADDDAEVSEDKNVIVKGLGASPGIASGIVKIIFDVDELDKIEDGDIMVTTMTTPDMVPAMRRASGIITDEGGVTCHASIISRELGIPCVVGTGSATATLKENVGVTLDGKKGLVFEGLTETKPEATADVVAESVAPIITVTEVKANVSMPEAATKAAATGADGVGLLRTEHLMLTAGVHPGKFIAEGREDELINTIAENVMIVADAFYPKPVWYRTLDAPTDEFIALDGGENEPREHNPMLGWRGIRRELDQPEILKCEFKAIKKLYDQGYTNLGIMIPLSQHPDELRKAKALCEEVGLRPHKDIDFGMMVEIPAAALTIEDYIDVGIDFVSLGTNDLTQYTLAVDRNNEFVAKHYTEEHPAVMKLIERTIKKCAEAGVKCSICGQAGSVPRIVEKLVSYGISSVSSNTDAVAEVRKTVARAEQKLILDAARKRLE, from the coding sequence ATGTATGTTGTAAAATTTGAAGAAATAGGCAAATCTGATATTGGAATTGCAGGTGGAAAAGGTGCAAACTTAGGGGAATTGACCCAAGCTGGAATTCCAGTGCCACCAGGTTTTGTAGTAACTGCAGAAACATATGAGAAGTTTATGATTGATTCTGGGATTAATGATGCAGTAATGGAGATTCTTAATAAAATTGATATTAATGACACAAAGGAACTTCAAAGTGCTGCTGAAGAAATTAAGTCTATCATTGTAAACACTCCTGTTCCAGACGATATTTCTATTTATATCACTGAAGCTTATAATCAGCTTTGTCAAAGAGTAGATGAAGAAGATACTGATGTAGCTATTCGTTCTTCTGCTACTGCTGAAGATTTACCTGATGCTTCTTTTGCTGGTCAGCAAGATACTTTTTTACATGTTTCTGGAGTAGAAAATGTAATTGATTATGTCAGAAAATGTTGGGCTTCTTTATTTGAAGCAAGAGCTATTTTTTACAGGGAAGAAAATGATTTTGACCATTCTAAAGTACTTATTGCTGTAGTTGTTCAAAAAATGGCTAATGCTGATAAAGCTGGTGTAATGTTCACTGTAAATCCTTCAACTGGTGAGGAAATTGCATTAATTGAAGGATCTTGGGGACTTGGTGAAGCTGTAGTTTCTGGGGATGTAACTCCAGATAATTATGCTGTTGATAAAAAAGATAATAAAATTATCAATGTTACTATCAGTGATAAAAAAGTAATGTACACTAACGATGAAGAAGGTACAAGTATAAAAGTAGATGTTCCTGAAGATATGAGGAATGAAAGGGTTTTATCTGATGAAGAGCTTATTGAATTAACTGAAATGGGTAAAAGAATTCAAGCTCATTATGGAGAACCTATGGATACTGAATGGGCATTTGAAAATGGTACTTTATTCCTTTTACAAGCAAGACCAATTACAACTTTAGATGATGTTGATAATTCTGCAGATGATGATGCAGAAGTTTCTGAAGATAAAAATGTAATTGTTAAAGGACTTGGTGCAAGTCCAGGTATTGCATCTGGTATTGTAAAAATTATATTTGATGTTGATGAATTAGATAAAATTGAAGATGGAGACATCATGGTTACAACAATGACTACTCCAGATATGGTTCCAGCTATGAGAAGAGCTAGTGGAATTATCACTGATGAAGGAGGAGTTACTTGTCATGCTTCAATTATTTCCCGTGAATTAGGTATTCCTTGTGTTGTAGGTACTGGTTCAGCTACTGCAACTTTAAAAGAAAATGTTGGAGTAACTTTAGATGGTAAAAAAGGTTTAGTATTTGAAGGATTAACTGAAACCAAACCTGAAGCAACTGCTGATGTAGTTGCTGAAAGTGTAGCACCAATTATTACTGTAACTGAAGTTAAAGCAAATGTTAGTATGCCTGAAGCAGCAACTAAAGCAGCAGCTACTGGTGCGGATGGTGTAGGTTTATTAAGAACTGAACATTTAATGTTAACAGCAGGTGTTCATCCAGGTAAATTCATTGCTGAAGGAAGAGAGGATGAATTAATTAACACTATTGCTGAAAATGTAATGATTGTTGCAGATGCATTCTATCCTAAACCAGTATGGTACAGAACTCTTGATGCACCAACTGATGAATTTATTGCATTAGATGGTGGAGAAAATGAACCAAGAGAACACAATCCAATGTTAGGTTGGAGAGGAATTAGAAGAGAACTTGATCAACCTGAAATTCTTAAATGTGAATTTAAAGCTATTAAAAAGTTATACGATCAAGGTTACACTAATTTAGGTATTATGATTCCTTTATCACAACATCCTGATGAACTTAGAAAAGCTAAAGCATTATGTGAAGAAGTTGGACTTAGACCTCACAAAGATATTGACTTTGGTATGATGGTTGAAATCCCGGCAGCTGCTTTAACTATTGAAGATTACATTGATGTTGGTATTGACTTTGTAAGTTTAGGAACTAATGATTTAACTCAATATACCTTAGCTGTTGATAGAAACAACGAATTTGTTGCTAAACATTATACTGAAGAACATCCTGCAGTAATGAAATTAATTGAAAGAACAATTAAAAAATGTGCTGAAGCAGGTGTTAAATGCAGTATCTGTGGTCAAGCAGGTAGTGTTCCTCGTATTGTTGAAAAACTTGTAAGCTATGGAATTTCAAGTGTTTCATCTAATACTGATGCTGTTGCAGAAGTTAGAAAAACTGTTGCTAGAGCAGAACAAAAATTAATTTTAGATGCTGCTCGTAAACGTTTAGAATAA
- a CDS encoding SIS domain-containing protein gives MAYKMYDEMMEQPKALRKTFELEASNLDIVSQKVVDVDKIYLVGCGSSISTCYSVRDALRMSTTMNIEVFSGYEFSYNKYLVKGENSIAIFTSQSGETADTLAALRKANDYGIYTVSISNEPDSSMVKEAKTAIVTRGDRETAILGTKTYITQLACLYEILFKRSDYENKDVLLSQLHEMPDLIEDLLISCEEDNKKLAEEFKDEEIFYCLGSGPNFGLSYKLAMTMFMEGAIKHACPLYAAEFRHGLIERVEKDVPIVFLYSDFDSDEITQKAIDFSENQELKIINYKLSDYADVDKLLSPFILVIPLEWFIYYLAHFNNEDPGATRHIGKVRY, from the coding sequence ATGGCATATAAAATGTATGATGAAATGATGGAACAACCTAAAGCATTAAGGAAAACATTTGAGTTAGAAGCTTCTAACTTGGATATTGTTTCACAAAAAGTTGTTGATGTTGATAAGATCTATCTTGTAGGTTGCGGTAGTTCAATTTCTACATGTTATAGTGTTAGGGATGCATTAAGAATGTCAACAACTATGAATATAGAAGTATTTTCTGGTTATGAATTTTCTTATAATAAATATCTTGTTAAAGGTGAAAATTCAATAGCTATCTTCACTTCTCAATCTGGTGAAACTGCAGATACATTAGCCGCACTTAGAAAAGCTAATGATTACGGTATTTATACTGTTTCTATTTCTAATGAACCAGACAGTTCTATGGTTAAAGAAGCTAAAACAGCTATTGTTACACGTGGAGATAGAGAAACTGCAATTCTTGGAACTAAAACATACATAACTCAACTAGCTTGTTTATATGAAATTTTATTTAAAAGATCAGATTATGAAAACAAGGATGTTTTATTATCTCAATTACATGAAATGCCTGATTTAATTGAAGATTTATTAATTTCTTGTGAAGAGGACAATAAAAAATTAGCTGAAGAATTTAAAGATGAAGAAATTTTCTATTGTTTAGGTAGTGGTCCTAATTTTGGTCTTTCTTATAAATTAGCTATGACTATGTTTATGGAAGGGGCTATTAAGCATGCATGTCCTTTATATGCTGCTGAATTTAGGCATGGTTTAATTGAACGTGTAGAAAAAGATGTTCCTATTGTTTTTTTATATTCTGATTTTGATTCAGATGAAATCACTCAAAAAGCAATTGATTTTTCTGAAAATCAGGAGTTAAAAATAATTAACTATAAATTATCTGATTATGCTGATGTTGATAAGTTATTATCTCCATTTATATTGGTTATTCCATTAGAATGGTTTATTTATTATTTAGCTCATTTTAATAATGAAGATCCTGGTGCTACAAGGCATATTGGAAAAGTCAGATATTAA
- a CDS encoding dihydroneopterin aldolase family protein, giving the protein MDVNKEFFSNITSRERAIFEGAISMGALFHQFVGTPVNNQTKKSLEDAMRNSLNLQPAIEDVEVNIDFTRLEDAMSEFDYTSLTGDMLDVKIHTKVDDVKAVIRIKFIEELNYPLMYVEDIKD; this is encoded by the coding sequence ATGGATGTTAATAAAGAATTTTTTTCAAACATAACCTCAAGAGAAAGAGCAATTTTTGAAGGTGCAATAAGTATGGGTGCATTATTCCACCAATTTGTGGGAACTCCTGTAAATAATCAAACAAAAAAAAGTTTAGAAGATGCAATGAGAAATTCATTAAATTTACAGCCAGCAATTGAAGATGTTGAAGTAAATATAGATTTTACAAGATTAGAAGATGCAATGAGTGAATTTGATTATACATCTTTAACTGGAGATATGTTAGATGTTAAAATACACACAAAAGTGGATGATGTAAAAGCAGTAATAAGAATAAAATTTATAGAGGAATTAAATTATCCTCTCATGTATGTTGAAGATATAAAAGATTAA